The Phragmites australis chromosome 15, lpPhrAust1.1, whole genome shotgun sequence genome window below encodes:
- the LOC133892199 gene encoding formin-like protein 14, translating into MDPRDASPPPTTPRLPSPPPSTVIPPTPASSFGDEVEDPPARLSDEAKTLDCGNSVGYPSEDDVWDFFLYEPSKAKKPRPSLDDEEEEAGDDGGEGEDNEDVDEEEEEDHYYFVVVANDRE; encoded by the coding sequence ATGGATCCACGCGATGCTTCTCCCCCTCCGACCACTCCACGACTGCCTTCACCTCCACCTTCTACAGTCATTCCTCCCACACCCGCGTCGTCATTTGGCGACGAGGTGGAGGACCCGCCAGCTAGGTTGTCAGATGAGGCGAAGACCTTGGATTGTGGCAACTCAGTGGGGTACCCCTCCGAGGACGACGTGTGGGACTTCTTCCTCTACGAGCCATCGAAGGCGAAGAAGCCACGGCCGAGcttggatgatgaggaggaggaggccggcgacgacggtGGCGAAGGTGAGGACAACGAGGAcgtcgacgaggaggaggaggaggaccactACTACTTCGTCGTCGTGGCCAACGACCGCGAGTAG
- the LOC133891896 gene encoding NDR1/HIN1-like protein 10, protein MCGCDDDCCYGVPENIKNCLIILGILTFLAAIVLVLVLVLAFGYLRHVAITVDDGSLTRFELVKAPGTAVAYNLSLTLTIRNPNWAIGIKNEKPLVAAYNFDGQLFDRVPVANKGDKMGARKTMVYHLASNSRNTGMLGNAGVAEFKKQKATGVFEVEVKLTGKFRYTARYTKCELDATCPLRLQLAPPGTPAVAFQKVKCTLAKPNKHC, encoded by the coding sequence ATGTGCGGCTGCGATGACGACTGCTGCTATGGCGTCCCGGAGAACATCAAGAATTGCCTCATCATCCTTGGCATCCTCACCTTCCTCGCCGCCATTGTCCTGGTCCTTGTCCTCGTCCTCGCCTTCGGCTACCTCCGCCACGTCGCCATCACCGTCGACGACGGGTCCCTCACCCGCTTCGAGCTGGTAAAAGCGCCCGGGACTGCGGTCGCGTACAACCTCTCGCTGACGCTCACCATCCGGAACCCAAACTGGGCCATCGGCATCAAGAACGAGAAGCCGCTGGTGGCCGCGTACAACTTCGACGGGCAGCTGTTCGATCGCGTGCCGGTCGCCAACAAGGGCGACAAGATGGGTGCAAGGAAGACCATGGTGTACCACCTCGCCTCGAACTCGAGGAACACAGGCATGCTGGGCAACGCCGGCGTCGCCGAGTTCAAGAAGCAGAAGGCGACGGGCGTGTTCGAGGTGGAGGTGAAGCTGACCGGCAAGTTCAGGTACACGGCTCGCTATACCAAGTGCGAGCTGGACGCGACCTGCCCGCTCAGGTTGCAGCTCGCACCGCCAGGGACGCCGGCCGTCGCGTTCCAGAAGGTCAAGTGCACGCTCGCCAAGCCGAATAAGCATTGCTAG
- the LOC133892837 gene encoding NDR1/HIN1-like protein 10, protein MGAWDDCCDDCCYSWKDFWWCVLCLAIFFVVAIIVILVVAFGFIRHIDITVDDASLTRLALVNTTITAFAYNLTLTLTIRNPNWAMNMMNTKPLEAAYNFDGQQFDRVRLADEGDKHPAGKTRVYRLTSGSDSAFVSLGNAGVAEFKKENATGTFEVEVALTGEVKYTARVTKCKIEATCPLKLQLASSGEAPAALVFQKVKCKLAKPEKNC, encoded by the coding sequence ATGGGGGCGTGGGACGACTGCTGCGACGACTGCTGCTACAGCTGGAAGGACTTCTGGTGGTGCGTCCTCTGCCTCGCCATCTTTTTCGTCGTCGCCATCATCGTCATCCTCGTCGTTGCCTTCGGCTTCATCCGCCACATCGACATCAccgtcgatgatgcctcgctGACCCGCCTTGCGCTCGTCAACACGACCATCACGGCGTTCGCGTACAACCTCACCCTCACGCTCACCATCCGCAACCCGAACTGGGCCATGAACATGATGAATACCAAGCCGCTCGAGGCCGCGTACAACTTCGACGGGCAGCAGTTCGACCGCGTCCGGCTCGCCGACGAGGGCGACAAGCACCCCGCGGGAAAGACCAGGGTGTACCGGCTGACGTCCGGCTCTGACAGCGCGTTCGTGTCCCTGGGCAACGCCGGCGTCGCCGAGTTCAAGAAGGAGAACGCGACGGGGACGTTCGAGGTCGAGGTGGCGCTGACTGGCGAGGTGAAGTACACGGCGCGCGTCACCAAGTGCAAGATCGAGGCCACCTGCCCGCTCAAGCTGCAGCTCGCATCATCAGGGGAGGCTCCGGCGGCGCTGGTGTTCCAGAAGGTCAAGTGCAAGCTCGCCAAGCCGGAGAAGAACTGCTAG